Proteins co-encoded in one Schaalia radingae genomic window:
- a CDS encoding DEAD/DEAH box helicase, translating into MAPRDIVTYVHHLSDDDIMMRVGPATWAKGLAFFTRGDVLDTDLTSEREAQCRVKGPGLTYRTWVSLRDGAPVHLDLSCACAIGRDCPHSVAALLAVRSVPAESEEGPTWRDRLRTLSGTTAMEGQPLALLVDTHNPREPIALTPLRPGMHSAWTTKRATWQDLTATQWESVTDGLNPTHVALIRQAYRHSRSDGTYRSPNDVTLESLGVQAGPWIEAATRAGLDMFVDLDPLTPLSVDPTPWHVSLDTTRTGETGDILIKPVLTDGARIAARVRISAATQLAFFNAGRTVAHIRSGAHLLDAFEGASPLIIPAEDAAEFHAQWLPRLSGTNPVMSSDDSVSADVSVKTSIVGRVSMDHIEHVVMRWWVDQAVGTSHVRTAYDSTDPDVTHLARSVHSAIGQISLPTGAPLTVGTPIRMPAWKAPELLATLDEVTADALQWDVNPDVRALSISNEELTIHTDAEPSSSTDWFDVHIRIRIGDSDVALSDVLTALADGRDHMLVEGTWVALDSARINRLRALLHNAQELGGSFTESDLQLSSMHVGLWEEFDDLTDSLTVPNSLRRTIDVLTARGARDPLPLPDTLNADLRPYQVDGHQWITSHIHNGLGGIVADDMGLGKTLQILASIASQRAGGTEPPVLVVAPTSVVGTWVEQAERFLPELRVVDITSTSKRRDESLDSAIRDADIVVTTYTIARLESDQWAAREWGGLVIDEAQHVKNPRTVIHRLLMQLSRPWTLAVTGTPVENSAADLWALAALVAPGLLPGWKTFSTRILRPIDEGDVNAAAALSAAIRPFIMRRTKEAVAPDLPAKTETTVGVELGVEHRQIYDQYLTRIRVQLLDLLDDASRHRIDILAALTRLRQLALDPALVDEHYQGIGSAKIDVLVDHLTQILPAGHKALVFSQFTSYLARIREELKRRSISCVQLDGSTRNRRSVIQQFREGDADVFLISLKAGGTGLTLTQADYVFVMDPWWNPAVEEQAVDRAHRIGQERPVSVYRLVALDTIEHKVVELQERKRELVTSLVDAAVDQKDAGQWTRLNVADLRALIDG; encoded by the coding sequence ATGGCTCCACGCGACATCGTGACGTATGTTCACCACCTCAGTGACGACGACATCATGATGCGCGTAGGCCCGGCAACGTGGGCAAAAGGGTTGGCGTTCTTTACCCGAGGCGACGTCCTGGACACCGACCTCACGTCAGAACGCGAAGCCCAGTGCCGCGTCAAAGGCCCCGGATTGACCTACCGCACATGGGTGAGCCTGCGTGACGGCGCCCCTGTCCACCTGGATCTGAGCTGCGCGTGCGCGATCGGACGTGATTGTCCGCACAGTGTGGCAGCCTTACTTGCCGTGCGCTCCGTGCCCGCAGAATCGGAGGAGGGCCCCACATGGCGTGACAGGCTGCGCACCCTTTCCGGCACCACGGCGATGGAGGGTCAGCCACTGGCGTTACTGGTTGATACGCATAACCCTCGTGAACCTATTGCACTGACACCGCTGCGCCCTGGAATGCACAGCGCGTGGACCACGAAGCGTGCAACGTGGCAGGACCTGACCGCCACGCAGTGGGAATCGGTCACAGATGGACTCAACCCCACACACGTCGCGCTGATCAGGCAGGCCTACCGCCACTCACGTTCAGATGGAACGTACCGCTCACCAAATGACGTCACACTGGAATCGCTGGGCGTGCAGGCAGGGCCGTGGATTGAGGCAGCTACGCGAGCCGGCCTTGACATGTTCGTTGACCTCGACCCGCTCACACCACTGAGCGTCGACCCGACTCCCTGGCACGTCAGTCTCGACACCACTCGCACTGGCGAAACAGGCGACATTCTCATCAAACCCGTGCTCACCGACGGTGCGCGCATCGCCGCCCGAGTTCGCATCAGCGCAGCCACGCAGCTGGCATTCTTCAACGCCGGGCGCACAGTCGCACATATTCGTTCAGGGGCGCATCTGCTCGACGCGTTCGAAGGTGCCTCACCGCTGATCATTCCGGCTGAAGACGCGGCCGAATTCCATGCCCAGTGGCTTCCTCGGCTCAGCGGCACCAACCCGGTCATGTCCAGTGACGACTCAGTGAGCGCAGACGTTTCAGTTAAGACAAGCATCGTCGGACGCGTCAGTATGGATCACATCGAACACGTCGTGATGCGCTGGTGGGTCGATCAAGCTGTCGGCACCTCTCATGTGCGCACCGCCTACGACAGTACAGACCCCGATGTCACGCACCTGGCACGCAGCGTACACTCTGCAATCGGCCAGATCTCGCTTCCCACCGGCGCGCCCTTGACCGTCGGCACACCCATCCGTATGCCCGCCTGGAAAGCCCCGGAACTGCTTGCCACCCTCGACGAGGTGACCGCCGACGCTCTGCAATGGGACGTGAACCCTGATGTGCGGGCACTGAGCATCAGCAATGAGGAACTGACGATCCACACGGACGCTGAACCGTCCTCATCCACCGACTGGTTTGATGTCCATATACGCATCCGCATCGGTGACAGTGATGTCGCCCTATCTGATGTCCTCACCGCACTTGCCGATGGACGCGATCATATGCTGGTTGAGGGGACGTGGGTCGCCCTCGACAGCGCTCGTATCAACAGGCTGCGCGCCCTGCTCCACAACGCGCAGGAACTGGGCGGCAGCTTTACTGAATCTGACCTGCAGCTATCGAGCATGCATGTGGGGCTGTGGGAAGAATTCGACGACCTGACGGACTCGCTCACCGTGCCCAACTCCCTGCGCCGCACTATCGACGTACTTACTGCCCGAGGTGCGCGCGATCCGTTGCCGCTGCCTGACACCCTTAATGCGGATCTTCGGCCCTACCAGGTCGACGGTCATCAGTGGATCACCTCCCACATTCACAACGGATTGGGCGGCATTGTCGCTGACGATATGGGCCTGGGCAAGACCCTGCAAATCCTCGCCTCGATCGCGTCGCAACGCGCTGGTGGCACCGAGCCGCCAGTTTTGGTGGTGGCACCGACCTCCGTCGTCGGCACATGGGTTGAACAGGCCGAACGCTTCCTACCCGAGCTGCGAGTCGTCGACATTACGTCAACCTCCAAACGTCGCGACGAATCACTTGACAGTGCCATCCGCGATGCCGACATCGTCGTCACCACATACACCATTGCGCGCCTGGAATCAGACCAATGGGCAGCGCGCGAATGGGGCGGCCTGGTGATCGACGAAGCGCAGCACGTGAAGAATCCGCGCACTGTCATCCACCGCCTGCTCATGCAGCTGTCCCGGCCGTGGACACTCGCAGTGACCGGTACACCCGTGGAAAATTCCGCAGCGGATCTGTGGGCGCTCGCAGCCCTGGTTGCTCCCGGCTTGTTGCCCGGCTGGAAAACGTTCAGCACACGTATCTTACGGCCCATTGACGAGGGGGACGTGAACGCCGCCGCAGCGTTGAGCGCAGCGATCCGACCGTTCATCATGCGACGCACCAAGGAAGCAGTGGCACCTGATCTTCCCGCCAAGACTGAAACAACCGTCGGTGTGGAGCTGGGAGTTGAACACCGCCAGATCTACGACCAGTATCTGACGCGCATACGCGTCCAATTGCTCGATCTGCTTGACGACGCTTCACGGCACCGCATCGACATTCTGGCCGCGCTGACGCGACTGCGTCAGCTGGCCCTTGACCCGGCATTGGTCGATGAACACTACCAAGGTATTGGGTCGGCAAAGATCGACGTGCTGGTGGACCACTTGACGCAGATTCTGCCTGCAGGTCACAAGGCCCTGGTGTTCAGCCAGTTCACGTCCTACCTGGCACGAATCCGGGAGGAGCTGAAGCGGCGCTCCATTTCCTGTGTCCAGCTCGACGGTTCAACCCGCAATCGCCGCTCAGTGATTCAACAGTTTCGCGAGGGGGACGCTGACGTGTTCCTCATCTCCCTGAAGGCTGGGGGGACAGGACTGACATTGACGCAAGCGGACTACGTGTTCGTCATGGATCCATGGTGGAACCCGGCCGTGGAAGAACAGGCAGTGGATCGTGCGCACCGCATCGGGCAGGAACGTCCTGTCAGTGTGTACCGTCTGGTCGCCCTCGACACCATTGAACATAAAGTCGTCGAACTACAAGAACGCAAACGTGAACTTGTGACATCCCTGGTTGATGCGGCTGTTGATCAGAAGGACGCGGGGCAGTGGACGCGCCTTAACGTGGCTGACCTGCGTGCGCTGATCGACGGATAA
- a CDS encoding error-prone DNA polymerase, with protein MVEPARYAELHAHCAFTFLDGANMPSEMVDAACALNLEALAVLDVDGMYSAIQMATAGRARGLPIVCGAELTLDPQQFSAQPGWGLVPGAEEPGIRLPIIATNPCGYTQLCAAMSRHTLSHPGRRTPIHMLDELGAGEWIVLTGTSRGPLRRALRAGGMSAARSMLTRLISIFGRDRVAVESALSPTEPPETLRALSELATGAHVPLVATTAARCATPVSGPLGDVLAATRLGMSLEEAEPHLPAFRSFLRSAEEMLLMYHDYPDAVRMAADIGSHASFDLRLVAPRLPETKVPEGFTSATWLRHLTEQGALERYGTRADNPHAWEVIDHELSIIERMDFPGYFLIVKEIVDFCASRNILCQGRGSAANSAVCFALGITAVDAVRHSMLFERFLSPGRSGPPDIDVDIEAGRREEVIQHVYEHYGRERAAQVATVITYRHRSAIRDAARACGYAAGVATKWSKSEGDPPPDQVTRIAQKMSDLPRHMGIHTGGMVLTRTPVSHICPVQWGAMEGRSVLQWDKDDCADAGLVKFDLLGLGMLTAIRRAFDWLGERGITGRNGRALGLHNLTEEDPRVYDLLCAADTVGVFQVESRAQMNTLPRLRPRCFYDIVVEVALIRPGPIQGQAVNPYLRRRQGAEAVTYLHPLLKPALEKTLGVPLFQEQLMRIAQDAAGFTAAQADRLRKAMGSKRSLKQMDMLKPPLMEGMRQRGISEQCAHRIFDQLRGFASFGFPESHSFSFAHIVYASAWLKVHYPEFFYAGILSSQPMGFYSPDSLIHDARRHGVAVARADVQFSDVSACVQPYDPAVERCANERVELDMDDDAMIRIGLESIRGLGEGAHRIVDARADGPFSSMSDVAQRAHLTERQVEACARAGAFDSLAISRRDALWGAERVAEEHAYQPYIPGIEVGTTPGNLPQMSDVDQMRADYQATGLTVAEHPLALIRSFLDDRGVVKARDLMEKGDDGSIASVAGIVTHRQRPHTARGLIFVSLEDESGFANIVCSPGLWTRYRTTATTAQALIVSGTVERGEGVVMIRAHSLKELHMPMRVRSRDFR; from the coding sequence GTGGTCGAACCTGCTCGTTACGCGGAATTACATGCTCACTGCGCATTCACATTCCTCGACGGCGCCAATATGCCCAGCGAGATGGTCGATGCTGCCTGCGCGCTGAACCTGGAGGCGCTTGCGGTACTGGATGTCGATGGTATGTATTCTGCAATACAGATGGCCACTGCCGGTCGAGCGCGCGGACTGCCGATTGTGTGCGGGGCGGAACTGACCCTGGATCCGCAGCAATTTTCAGCCCAGCCTGGATGGGGACTGGTTCCCGGAGCCGAAGAACCCGGCATCCGTCTTCCCATCATCGCCACGAATCCGTGTGGATACACGCAGCTGTGTGCGGCAATGAGTCGGCACACCCTTTCTCATCCAGGTCGGCGCACGCCGATACACATGCTGGACGAACTGGGTGCAGGGGAGTGGATAGTGCTCACCGGCACGTCGCGTGGCCCGCTGCGTCGAGCGCTGCGGGCGGGTGGCATGTCGGCCGCCCGCTCCATGTTGACACGCCTGATCAGTATCTTTGGACGTGACCGCGTCGCCGTCGAAAGCGCGCTGAGCCCCACGGAGCCACCTGAGACTCTGCGTGCACTCAGTGAATTGGCCACAGGTGCCCACGTGCCGCTGGTTGCCACAACGGCCGCGCGATGTGCCACCCCGGTATCCGGGCCCCTCGGTGATGTCCTGGCTGCCACCCGACTGGGAATGTCACTGGAAGAAGCTGAACCGCACCTGCCGGCCTTCCGTTCTTTTCTGCGCAGCGCAGAAGAAATGCTGCTGATGTACCACGACTACCCGGATGCTGTTCGCATGGCGGCAGACATCGGATCTCACGCAAGTTTTGACCTGCGCCTCGTTGCTCCCCGACTGCCTGAAACGAAGGTGCCCGAGGGATTTACGTCCGCGACATGGTTGCGTCATCTGACTGAACAGGGCGCCCTCGAACGTTACGGAACGCGGGCAGACAACCCCCATGCGTGGGAGGTGATTGACCACGAACTGTCCATCATCGAACGCATGGATTTTCCGGGATATTTCCTGATCGTCAAAGAAATCGTTGACTTTTGTGCCTCCCGCAACATCCTGTGCCAGGGACGAGGATCAGCCGCCAATTCAGCCGTATGTTTCGCCCTCGGCATCACTGCAGTTGACGCGGTGCGTCACTCAATGCTTTTTGAACGCTTCTTGTCGCCTGGACGTTCCGGCCCTCCTGATATCGATGTCGACATCGAGGCAGGGCGGCGCGAAGAAGTCATCCAACATGTCTACGAGCACTATGGGCGTGAACGCGCCGCACAGGTTGCCACCGTCATCACCTACAGGCACCGCTCAGCGATCCGTGATGCTGCTCGCGCATGCGGATATGCCGCCGGTGTTGCGACGAAGTGGAGCAAGAGCGAGGGCGACCCGCCCCCTGATCAGGTCACTCGAATCGCACAGAAAATGTCCGACCTTCCGCGTCACATGGGAATCCACACCGGAGGAATGGTGCTCACGCGCACACCGGTCAGTCATATCTGCCCCGTGCAGTGGGGAGCCATGGAGGGCCGCTCCGTTCTCCAGTGGGACAAGGACGACTGCGCTGATGCCGGACTGGTGAAATTCGACTTGCTGGGATTAGGAATGCTCACCGCCATTCGCCGGGCATTCGACTGGCTGGGGGAGCGCGGCATTACCGGCAGGAACGGGCGCGCGCTGGGACTGCATAATCTGACAGAAGAGGATCCACGTGTCTACGACCTGCTGTGCGCAGCTGACACGGTGGGAGTGTTTCAGGTGGAGTCGCGCGCGCAGATGAATACATTGCCACGCCTTCGGCCGCGCTGCTTCTACGACATTGTGGTGGAGGTGGCGCTGATCAGACCTGGCCCCATCCAGGGGCAGGCAGTGAATCCGTATCTGCGTCGAAGACAGGGCGCAGAAGCGGTGACGTATCTGCACCCGCTGCTCAAGCCTGCGTTGGAAAAGACTCTGGGTGTTCCGCTGTTTCAAGAACAGCTCATGCGCATCGCGCAGGATGCGGCAGGTTTCACCGCGGCGCAAGCTGACCGCTTGCGCAAGGCGATGGGGTCGAAGCGTTCACTCAAACAGATGGACATGCTCAAACCTCCGCTGATGGAAGGAATGCGTCAACGCGGAATCTCTGAGCAATGCGCACACAGGATTTTTGATCAACTCCGAGGCTTCGCATCGTTCGGTTTTCCTGAGTCGCACTCCTTTTCCTTCGCTCACATCGTCTACGCGTCAGCCTGGCTGAAAGTGCACTACCCGGAGTTCTTCTACGCAGGTATCCTGTCCAGTCAGCCTATGGGGTTTTATTCTCCGGATAGCCTGATCCACGACGCGCGGCGTCACGGCGTAGCAGTTGCTCGGGCCGATGTGCAGTTTTCTGACGTATCCGCATGCGTCCAGCCCTACGACCCGGCTGTCGAGCGATGTGCAAACGAACGCGTTGAACTGGACATGGATGACGATGCCATGATTCGGATCGGGCTGGAATCGATACGCGGACTGGGGGAGGGTGCCCACCGCATCGTCGATGCGCGAGCTGACGGTCCGTTTTCCAGTATGAGTGACGTGGCGCAGCGTGCTCACCTCACCGAGCGCCAGGTGGAAGCATGCGCGCGAGCCGGTGCTTTCGATTCGCTGGCAATCAGCAGAAGAGACGCACTGTGGGGTGCCGAGCGAGTGGCAGAAGAACACGCGTATCAGCCGTATATTCCTGGTATCGAGGTGGGCACGACGCCAGGGAACCTGCCGCAGATGAGCGATGTTGACCAGATGCGCGCCGACTATCAGGCCACCGGCCTGACCGTGGCAGAACATCCGCTGGCCCTGATCCGCTCATTCCTTGATGATCGCGGCGTCGTGAAAGCGCGTGACCTGATGGAGAAAGGTGACGATGGGTCCATCGCGTCAGTCGCTGGTATTGTCACGCACCGCCAACGTCCCCACACAGCGCGCGGCCTGATTTTCGTGTCTTTAGAAGACGAAAGCGGGTTTGCCAACATTGTGTGCTCACCGGGACTGTGGACGCGTTATCGCACCACCGCCACGACAGCGCAGGCGCTGATCGTCAGTGGCACTGTCGAAAGAGGCGAGGGTGTCGTCATGATCCGGGCACATTCGCTCAAAGAGCTGCACATGCCGATGCGCGTCCGATCACGAGACTTCCGCTGA
- a CDS encoding AI-2E family transporter, with protein MTDSSRTSKFGNLKQNLSRFVRSPHVTQVPATTRTSTPAHPASYHTPRRRRVSSPPTKHSRANTAVKRPDLPDWLRKSGLAAWALIGIMIIVAAVVYALARVTPVFIAVFVALVVTAILNPVVNFLSRFIPRGLSVVLTLLGFFGIFAGLMALVVNSVMGQWTRLANQFSRGLDVISDFLSSLPFDIKVTPQDVSAWMNDMIAKGQQYVQQNWSRLASDLLSNVSAAAITFTIAALGLFITIFFLLSGEKMWRWFLDVTPARRREPIHRAALAGWDTFSGYARGTMIVAATDGLLAGIFLQILGVPVAPALGVLVFIGAFIPLIGAPAAMIIAMIVAAASGGLMQAAIVGLGIAGIGQLEGHVLQPLIMGKQVSLHPVVVGVGVTVGTLTAGLLGAVIAIPIIGVIWSVFSELYERDAPIEDPLPERRNAPDVEEEHENKIGTRIVRFFRNRGDDESEADGQKTEASAEVS; from the coding sequence ATGACTGATTCATCACGCACCTCAAAGTTCGGCAATCTGAAGCAGAACCTGAGCCGGTTCGTACGTTCTCCGCACGTCACTCAGGTGCCGGCCACGACGCGCACATCCACGCCGGCACACCCTGCCTCATATCACACACCCCGACGGCGACGCGTCTCCTCACCTCCGACCAAGCATTCGCGGGCCAATACTGCCGTGAAACGACCCGATCTGCCTGACTGGCTGCGTAAATCCGGCCTGGCAGCGTGGGCCCTGATCGGCATCATGATCATCGTCGCCGCCGTCGTCTATGCTCTGGCACGCGTCACCCCGGTCTTCATCGCTGTTTTCGTCGCACTGGTGGTCACTGCGATTCTCAATCCCGTGGTCAATTTCCTTTCGCGCTTCATTCCGCGTGGCCTGTCAGTGGTTCTGACATTGCTGGGATTCTTCGGCATCTTCGCAGGTTTGATGGCATTGGTCGTCAACTCCGTGATGGGACAGTGGACGAGGCTGGCCAATCAGTTCTCACGCGGTCTGGATGTGATCTCCGATTTCCTGTCCTCCCTGCCATTCGACATCAAGGTCACGCCGCAGGATGTGTCCGCATGGATGAACGACATGATCGCCAAAGGCCAGCAATACGTCCAGCAAAACTGGAGCAGGCTGGCATCCGACCTCCTGTCAAATGTCTCAGCCGCTGCCATCACGTTCACAATCGCCGCACTGGGCTTGTTCATCACGATCTTCTTCCTGCTGTCGGGAGAAAAAATGTGGCGCTGGTTCCTGGATGTCACACCGGCACGCAGGCGTGAGCCTATCCATCGCGCAGCTCTGGCAGGATGGGACACTTTCTCGGGCTACGCGCGCGGCACGATGATCGTGGCCGCGACCGATGGTCTGTTGGCGGGGATCTTCCTGCAGATCCTGGGCGTGCCGGTTGCGCCCGCATTGGGCGTCCTGGTGTTCATTGGTGCCTTCATTCCCCTGATTGGTGCGCCCGCAGCGATGATCATTGCGATGATCGTGGCTGCTGCAAGCGGCGGTTTGATGCAGGCCGCCATCGTTGGCCTCGGCATCGCCGGCATCGGCCAGCTCGAAGGTCACGTTCTCCAGCCCCTCATCATGGGCAAGCAGGTGTCTTTGCACCCTGTGGTTGTCGGTGTTGGCGTCACCGTCGGTACACTCACGGCGGGCCTGCTGGGTGCCGTCATCGCGATCCCGATTATCGGCGTGATCTGGTCTGTCTTCTCTGAACTGTATGAGCGTGATGCACCGATCGAAGATCCGCTGCCTGAACGCCGCAATGCGCCCGACGTTGAGGAAGAGCACGAGAACAAGATCGGCACCAGAATTGTGCGTTTTTTCCGCAACCGCGGCGACGACGAATCCGAGGCTGACGGGCAGAAAACCGAGGCTTCAGCGGAAGTCTCGTGA
- a CDS encoding HAD hydrolase-like protein has protein sequence METSRWTCVLFDVDGTIVDSASVVIDSFQRTLAHLNYPSRSRDELGKYVGPPLWDSFMDLGMDAEQADNAATIYRHYYRELFLQPEPYPGIGQLLEDLHAAGYALATATSKQEYMARDQMVHLGFDRFIDVIAGAIPDPAYSKAHVIRDALKRLEEKGLDISRPVVVGDRSWDLQGALEVGLPAIGAGWGYSHPGEFDQALAVAHDADELRQLLMGDHS, from the coding sequence GTGGAAACTTCTCGCTGGACCTGTGTACTTTTCGACGTGGACGGCACAATTGTCGATTCGGCAAGTGTCGTTATCGACTCGTTCCAACGCACACTTGCACACTTGAACTATCCGTCTCGTTCACGCGATGAGCTGGGGAAATACGTCGGCCCACCGTTATGGGACTCCTTCATGGATCTGGGGATGGATGCTGAGCAGGCTGACAATGCTGCCACCATCTACCGTCACTACTATCGTGAACTGTTCCTTCAGCCAGAACCGTATCCCGGCATTGGACAGCTTCTGGAAGATTTGCATGCCGCCGGATACGCCTTGGCTACGGCTACCTCAAAACAGGAATACATGGCGCGCGACCAGATGGTTCATCTGGGTTTTGATCGCTTCATCGATGTCATTGCGGGAGCCATCCCAGATCCCGCCTATTCGAAAGCTCATGTGATCCGCGATGCACTGAAGCGCCTGGAGGAAAAAGGCCTCGACATTTCTCGCCCCGTCGTGGTAGGTGACCGTTCATGGGACCTGCAAGGTGCTCTGGAAGTCGGTCTGCCGGCGATCGGGGCAGGCTGGGGCTATTCGCATCCTGGCGAGTTCGATCAGGCACTGGCAGTTGCCCACGATGCCGACGAACTGCGCCAGCTGCTGATGGGAGATCACTCATGA
- a CDS encoding DsbA family oxidoreductase translates to MNERHVTFAHELGDKGPGTLTIEQSYETVANMHIDIWSDVACPWCYLGLHHLRTALGSFEHADEVEIRLHAYFLDPDLAEPLELSQSEYLTAHRGMSEEDADKSLAQFTELGMAEDITFNFETMVVAPTSNAHRLLAAAYEHDLAHDTLTGANTTQLALAEALDRAHFEMGQDVSDPEVLIQCAKRVGMSAEDVVAALADEQRAADVVSDYQIAVEMGIESVPTMLIDQKFVIQGAQNAQALGTMLATAWEHTHAEA, encoded by the coding sequence ATGAACGAGCGACACGTCACATTTGCTCATGAGTTAGGTGACAAAGGCCCGGGCACCCTGACAATCGAGCAAAGTTATGAGACAGTTGCCAACATGCACATCGACATTTGGTCTGACGTGGCATGCCCGTGGTGCTATCTGGGTCTTCACCACCTGCGCACGGCCCTGGGCTCATTCGAGCATGCTGACGAGGTTGAGATTCGACTTCACGCCTACTTCCTTGACCCTGACTTAGCAGAACCGTTGGAGCTATCTCAAAGCGAATACCTGACAGCACATCGTGGAATGTCAGAAGAAGATGCAGACAAGAGCCTGGCTCAATTCACTGAGTTGGGGATGGCTGAGGACATCACCTTCAACTTCGAAACGATGGTGGTGGCGCCCACCTCGAACGCACACCGGCTCCTCGCCGCAGCCTACGAACACGACCTTGCGCACGACACGCTGACAGGTGCGAATACCACTCAGCTTGCTCTGGCTGAAGCGCTTGACCGTGCCCACTTCGAAATGGGTCAGGACGTCTCCGATCCGGAGGTGTTGATTCAGTGTGCGAAGCGAGTCGGTATGTCAGCAGAAGATGTGGTGGCCGCCCTCGCTGATGAGCAGCGAGCAGCAGATGTAGTTTCCGACTACCAGATCGCCGTTGAAATGGGTATTGAGTCGGTTCCCACCATGCTCATCGATCAGAAGTTTGTGATCCAGGGCGCACAGAATGCGCAGGCCTTGGGGACTATGCTGGCGACCGCGTGGGAACACACTCACGCTGAAGCCTGA